A section of the Malania oleifera isolate guangnan ecotype guangnan chromosome 2, ASM2987363v1, whole genome shotgun sequence genome encodes:
- the LOC131149869 gene encoding protein FAR1-RELATED SEQUENCE 2-like isoform X1, whose amino-acid sequence MGLELPSGEQDNIETGSNINVRIVDGADGMNAGEDDLKSSTVHNVSVNAICCGDVVDVNACGRDAVNKEVTNCEPQTGLEFDSKEAAYSFYREYARSVGFGITIKASRRSKRSGRFIDVKIACSRFGSKRESTTGVHPRSCPKTDCKASMHMKRRQDGIWVIYSFIKEHNHEICPDDFYAAIRGKNKQSGVLPCPKKGLQLALDERDIQIMLGYFTDMQDENPNFLYAIDLDHEKRLRNVLWVDAKARHDHGNFCDVVFFDNTYIVNEYRIPLFPIVGVNHHFQFMLLGCALIGDETPSTFVWIMQTWLRAMGGQTPRVIITDQDKSLKEAVALVFPDARHCFCLWHVMKKIPKKLGHVINQYENFMGKLNECIFKSWTEEQFEKRWWEMVDEFELREDEWVQSLYEDRKKWVPTCMMGTFFAGMSAIERAGSIASFFDKYLQRESTFKDFIEQYKAFLQDQYEEEAKADYETWQKQPTLKFSSPFLKQVSTTYTRAIFEKFQIEALGIDDCTMQKECEDEAIVTYRVDDPEQHQSFIVGWNERGLEVFCSCRSFEYRGFLCRHALLVLQMSGVSNLPSQYILRRWTNYAKIKQNENSISSLFHYRVQRFNDLCKQAIKLGEKGSLSEETYNIAFHALEEALKHCVGVNSSVKSVLEPNILPTHGLYGIEEEIHGNSLPKAKKRKMYRKRKEPHPEIMATRLQENCHQMELLNSRVQSLDDSYIPQQDLQGMELGCRGQTIDGYYGVQQTLQGVGQLSSISPIPDGYYGSQQVMQGLGQLSSISTRVGHYVTPNSMQGLGQLSFRTPALPACFDIQDNLQDMEESMDSAQFHGIAPKHLQDKSVSQ is encoded by the exons GTCTTGAACTACCTTCAGGTGAACAAGACAATATAGAAACTGGATCAAATATAAATGTTCGCATAGTGGATGGTGCAGATGGaatgaatgctggggaggatgACTTAAAATCTTCTACAGTGCACAATGTGAGTGTAAATGCCATTTGCTGCGGggatgtagttgatgtgaatGCTTGCGGACGAGATGCTGTTAATAAAGAGGTCACAAACTGCGAGCCCCAAACTGGTTTGGAATTTGATTCGAAGGAGGCAGCATATTCCTTCTACAGAGAATATGCTAGATCTGTTGGGTTTGGCATCACAATAAAAGCCAGCCGTCGTTCAAAAAGGTCTGGAAGATTTATTGATGTAAAAATTGCATGTTCTAGATTTGGAAGCAAGCGTGAGTCCACTACAGGTGTTCATCCACGATCATGTCCAAAGACGGACTGTAAAGCTAGCATGCATATGAAGAGAAGGCAAGATGGAATATGGgttatatatagttttataaagGAGCATAATCATGAGATTTGTCCAGATGACTTTTACGCTGCTATCAGGGGAAAAAACAAGCAATCTGGTGTTCTTCCTTGTCCAAAGAAAGGACTGCAGTTGGCTTTGGATGAGAGAGACATCCAAATAATGCTTGGGTATTTTACGGACATGCAAGACGAGAACCCCAACTTCTTATATGCAATAGATTTGGACCATGAAAAGCGTTTAAGAAATGTGCTTTGGGTTGATGCGAAAGCCAGGCATGATCACGGCAACTTCTGTGACGTGGTCTTCTTTGATAATACTTACATTGTTAATGAATACAGAATCCCATTGTTTCCCATTGTTGGAGTGAATCATCACTTTCAGTTTATGTTGCTTGGATGCGCATTGATTGGTGATGAGACGCCATCAACTTTTGTATGGATAATGCAGACATGGCTTAGGGCAATGGGTGGCCAAACTCCAAGAGTTATTATTACTGATCAGGATAAATCCTTGAAAGAAGCTGTTGCACTGGTGTTTCCAGACGCACGCCACTGTTTTTGTTTATGGCATGTAATGAAGAAGATTCCCAAAAAGTTGGGCCATGTTATTAATCAGTATGAAAATTTTATGGGGAAACTTAACGAATGCATCTTTAAATCTTGGACAGAAGAACAGTTTGAAAAAAGATGGTGGGAAATGGTTGATGAATTTGAACTTCGGGAGGATGAATGGGTTCAATCATTGTACGAAGATCGTAAAAAATGGGTTCCAACATGCATGATGGGTACATTTTTTGCAGGAATGTCTGCAATTGAAAGAGCCGGAAGTATAGCCTCTTTCTTTGACAAGTATCTGCAAAGGGAAAGTACATTTAAGGATTTCATTGAGCAATACAAAGCATTTTTACAGGACCAGTATGAAGAGGAGGCTAAAGCTGATTATGAAACATGGCAAAAACAACCTACCTTAAAATTTTCCTCACCATTTCTGAAACAAGTGTCAACAACTTATACACGTGCAATATTTGAGAAATTTCAAATTGAGGCTCTTGGAATAGATGATTGTACTATGCAAAAGGAATGTGAAGATGAGGCAATTGTAACCTATCGAGTTGATGATCCTGAGCAGCATCAGAGTTTCATTGTTGGTTGGAATGAAAGAGGGTTGGAGGTTTTCTGTTCATGCCGTTCATTTGAATACAGAGGTTTTCTTTGTAGACATGCTTTGCTTGTTCTTCAAATGTCGGGGGTTTCCAATTTGCCATCGCAGTATATATTGAGGCGTTGGACAAATTATGCAAAGATCAAGCAAAATGAGAACAGTATATCAAGTTTGTTCCATTACAGGGTACAACGTTTCAATGATCTCTGTAAACAGGCCATTAAGTTGGGTGAAAAAGGGTCCTTGTCTGAAGAAACATATAAtattgcatttcatgcattagaAGAAGCCCTGAAACATTGTGTGGGTGTTAACAGTTCCGTTAAGAGTGTTTTAGAACCCAACATATTACCCACTCATGGTTTATATGGCATTGAAGAAGAAATTCACGGAAACAGTTTGCCCAAGGCCAAGAAAAGGAAAATGTATAGAAAGAGGAAG GAACCTCATCCAGAAATAATGGCTACCAGGCTGCAAGAAAACTGCCATCAAATG GAGCTGTTGAACTCAAGAGTTCAGAGCCTTGATGACTCTTACATTCCTCAACAAGACTTGCAGGGGATG GAACTAGGCTGTCGAGGGCAAACTATTGATGGCTATTATGGTGTTCAACAGACTCTGCAAGGAGTG GGACAGTTGAGCTCAATATCTCCTATACCTGATGGGTATTATGGCAGTCAACAGGTCATGCAGGGGCTG GGGCAGTTGAGTTCAATATCTACTCGTGTTGGCCATTATGTTACCCCAAATAGCATGCAGGGACTG GGACAGCTTAGCTTCAGAACACCAGCCCTACCTGCATGCTTTGACATTCAGGACAATTTGCAAGATATG GAAGAGTCCATGGACTCTGCCCAGTTTCATGGTATTGCTCCAAAACATCTGCAAGATAAGAGTGTCTCTCAGTAG
- the LOC131149869 gene encoding protein FAR1-RELATED SEQUENCE 2-like isoform X2, whose product MDGMNAGEDDLKSSTVHNVSVNAICCGDVVDVNACGRDAVNKEVTNCEPQTGLEFDSKEAAYSFYREYARSVGFGITIKASRRSKRSGRFIDVKIACSRFGSKRESTTGVHPRSCPKTDCKASMHMKRRQDGIWVIYSFIKEHNHEICPDDFYAAIRGKNKQSGVLPCPKKGLQLALDERDIQIMLGYFTDMQDENPNFLYAIDLDHEKRLRNVLWVDAKARHDHGNFCDVVFFDNTYIVNEYRIPLFPIVGVNHHFQFMLLGCALIGDETPSTFVWIMQTWLRAMGGQTPRVIITDQDKSLKEAVALVFPDARHCFCLWHVMKKIPKKLGHVINQYENFMGKLNECIFKSWTEEQFEKRWWEMVDEFELREDEWVQSLYEDRKKWVPTCMMGTFFAGMSAIERAGSIASFFDKYLQRESTFKDFIEQYKAFLQDQYEEEAKADYETWQKQPTLKFSSPFLKQVSTTYTRAIFEKFQIEALGIDDCTMQKECEDEAIVTYRVDDPEQHQSFIVGWNERGLEVFCSCRSFEYRGFLCRHALLVLQMSGVSNLPSQYILRRWTNYAKIKQNENSISSLFHYRVQRFNDLCKQAIKLGEKGSLSEETYNIAFHALEEALKHCVGVNSSVKSVLEPNILPTHGLYGIEEEIHGNSLPKAKKRKMYRKRKEPHPEIMATRLQENCHQMELLNSRVQSLDDSYIPQQDLQGMELGCRGQTIDGYYGVQQTLQGVGQLSSISPIPDGYYGSQQVMQGLGQLSSISTRVGHYVTPNSMQGLGQLSFRTPALPACFDIQDNLQDMEESMDSAQFHGIAPKHLQDKSVSQ is encoded by the exons ATGGaatgaatgctggggaggatgACTTAAAATCTTCTACAGTGCACAATGTGAGTGTAAATGCCATTTGCTGCGGggatgtagttgatgtgaatGCTTGCGGACGAGATGCTGTTAATAAAGAGGTCACAAACTGCGAGCCCCAAACTGGTTTGGAATTTGATTCGAAGGAGGCAGCATATTCCTTCTACAGAGAATATGCTAGATCTGTTGGGTTTGGCATCACAATAAAAGCCAGCCGTCGTTCAAAAAGGTCTGGAAGATTTATTGATGTAAAAATTGCATGTTCTAGATTTGGAAGCAAGCGTGAGTCCACTACAGGTGTTCATCCACGATCATGTCCAAAGACGGACTGTAAAGCTAGCATGCATATGAAGAGAAGGCAAGATGGAATATGGgttatatatagttttataaagGAGCATAATCATGAGATTTGTCCAGATGACTTTTACGCTGCTATCAGGGGAAAAAACAAGCAATCTGGTGTTCTTCCTTGTCCAAAGAAAGGACTGCAGTTGGCTTTGGATGAGAGAGACATCCAAATAATGCTTGGGTATTTTACGGACATGCAAGACGAGAACCCCAACTTCTTATATGCAATAGATTTGGACCATGAAAAGCGTTTAAGAAATGTGCTTTGGGTTGATGCGAAAGCCAGGCATGATCACGGCAACTTCTGTGACGTGGTCTTCTTTGATAATACTTACATTGTTAATGAATACAGAATCCCATTGTTTCCCATTGTTGGAGTGAATCATCACTTTCAGTTTATGTTGCTTGGATGCGCATTGATTGGTGATGAGACGCCATCAACTTTTGTATGGATAATGCAGACATGGCTTAGGGCAATGGGTGGCCAAACTCCAAGAGTTATTATTACTGATCAGGATAAATCCTTGAAAGAAGCTGTTGCACTGGTGTTTCCAGACGCACGCCACTGTTTTTGTTTATGGCATGTAATGAAGAAGATTCCCAAAAAGTTGGGCCATGTTATTAATCAGTATGAAAATTTTATGGGGAAACTTAACGAATGCATCTTTAAATCTTGGACAGAAGAACAGTTTGAAAAAAGATGGTGGGAAATGGTTGATGAATTTGAACTTCGGGAGGATGAATGGGTTCAATCATTGTACGAAGATCGTAAAAAATGGGTTCCAACATGCATGATGGGTACATTTTTTGCAGGAATGTCTGCAATTGAAAGAGCCGGAAGTATAGCCTCTTTCTTTGACAAGTATCTGCAAAGGGAAAGTACATTTAAGGATTTCATTGAGCAATACAAAGCATTTTTACAGGACCAGTATGAAGAGGAGGCTAAAGCTGATTATGAAACATGGCAAAAACAACCTACCTTAAAATTTTCCTCACCATTTCTGAAACAAGTGTCAACAACTTATACACGTGCAATATTTGAGAAATTTCAAATTGAGGCTCTTGGAATAGATGATTGTACTATGCAAAAGGAATGTGAAGATGAGGCAATTGTAACCTATCGAGTTGATGATCCTGAGCAGCATCAGAGTTTCATTGTTGGTTGGAATGAAAGAGGGTTGGAGGTTTTCTGTTCATGCCGTTCATTTGAATACAGAGGTTTTCTTTGTAGACATGCTTTGCTTGTTCTTCAAATGTCGGGGGTTTCCAATTTGCCATCGCAGTATATATTGAGGCGTTGGACAAATTATGCAAAGATCAAGCAAAATGAGAACAGTATATCAAGTTTGTTCCATTACAGGGTACAACGTTTCAATGATCTCTGTAAACAGGCCATTAAGTTGGGTGAAAAAGGGTCCTTGTCTGAAGAAACATATAAtattgcatttcatgcattagaAGAAGCCCTGAAACATTGTGTGGGTGTTAACAGTTCCGTTAAGAGTGTTTTAGAACCCAACATATTACCCACTCATGGTTTATATGGCATTGAAGAAGAAATTCACGGAAACAGTTTGCCCAAGGCCAAGAAAAGGAAAATGTATAGAAAGAGGAAG GAACCTCATCCAGAAATAATGGCTACCAGGCTGCAAGAAAACTGCCATCAAATG GAGCTGTTGAACTCAAGAGTTCAGAGCCTTGATGACTCTTACATTCCTCAACAAGACTTGCAGGGGATG GAACTAGGCTGTCGAGGGCAAACTATTGATGGCTATTATGGTGTTCAACAGACTCTGCAAGGAGTG GGACAGTTGAGCTCAATATCTCCTATACCTGATGGGTATTATGGCAGTCAACAGGTCATGCAGGGGCTG GGGCAGTTGAGTTCAATATCTACTCGTGTTGGCCATTATGTTACCCCAAATAGCATGCAGGGACTG GGACAGCTTAGCTTCAGAACACCAGCCCTACCTGCATGCTTTGACATTCAGGACAATTTGCAAGATATG GAAGAGTCCATGGACTCTGCCCAGTTTCATGGTATTGCTCCAAAACATCTGCAAGATAAGAGTGTCTCTCAGTAG